The Francisella salimarina genome has a segment encoding these proteins:
- a CDS encoding glycosyltransferase family 2 protein — protein sequence MDNSPLISVCMLCFNHEKYVEQAINSVINQTYDNWELIIVDNSSTDSSRQKIANCSFTDDRITFISLEYNSYPSGGINTALKQAKGDYISVLSADDYFMSDKLEKQLNYMKETNSCICFTWVKFVNDSGVELDNYKNHVFNKHFKNTDELMKMLFNGINVFCAVTPLISQKAHEKIGFYDNRLLQAQDFDLWLRALKEYDISILEEELSCYRIRDDGANLSIGVDTRALLRGNTEAIWYMQNIPKLETCVISKIIGNKSDEISKYKNLFYYYLKQSNKVGAAAMVFAAYDKLTESFSFPSELYQDFLEMYSRLDLFDELGFRKDAVAELYLEQSNSESSSIKKRVYVNKNIYSFDIYIENDISKIEYLPINQPCKINLKSARAIFEGGNVIALGVSKTNAEYFDGQYYDFKRYPKIVFDKLNVEAIGEKIQTIEIDIDILPYNKECLISLNEAINYLNDELNNELDTYKKEINKIYSSLGWKLTKPVRIITKLFNK from the coding sequence ATGGATAATAGTCCTCTTATAAGTGTATGTATGCTTTGCTTCAACCATGAGAAGTATGTGGAGCAAGCCATAAATTCAGTTATAAACCAGACATATGATAATTGGGAATTAATTATTGTTGATAATAGCTCAACAGATTCTTCGAGACAGAAGATAGCCAATTGCTCTTTTACTGATGATCGAATTACTTTTATTTCACTTGAATATAATAGTTATCCCTCTGGAGGAATTAATACTGCTCTCAAACAGGCTAAGGGTGATTACATATCTGTATTATCTGCGGATGATTATTTTATGTCAGATAAGTTAGAGAAACAACTTAATTATATGAAAGAGACGAATAGTTGTATTTGCTTTACTTGGGTTAAGTTTGTGAATGATAGTGGTGTTGAGTTAGATAACTATAAAAATCATGTTTTTAATAAGCATTTTAAAAATACAGATGAGCTTATGAAAATGTTATTTAATGGTATTAATGTGTTTTGTGCAGTAACGCCATTGATATCTCAAAAGGCTCATGAAAAAATTGGTTTTTATGATAATAGATTACTACAGGCTCAAGATTTTGATTTATGGTTGAGAGCGTTAAAAGAGTATGATATATCTATATTGGAGGAAGAATTATCATGTTATCGAATTAGGGATGATGGCGCTAATCTAAGCATAGGAGTTGATACTAGAGCATTACTTCGAGGAAATACTGAAGCTATTTGGTATATGCAGAATATACCTAAATTAGAAACTTGTGTTATCTCAAAGATAATTGGTAATAAAAGCGATGAGATATCTAAGTATAAAAATTTATTTTATTATTATTTGAAACAATCAAATAAAGTAGGTGCGGCAGCTATGGTTTTTGCAGCATATGACAAATTAACTGAGAGTTTTTCATTTCCTTCAGAGCTATATCAAGATTTTCTTGAGATGTATTCACGCCTTGATCTTTTTGATGAGTTGGGTTTTAGGAAAGATGCTGTGGCAGAGCTATATCTTGAGCAATCAAATTCTGAATCAAGTAGTATAAAAAAACGGGTCTATGTAAATAAGAATATATATTCTTTCGATATATATATTGAAAATGATATTTCAAAGATCGAGTATTTACCAATTAATCAGCCATGCAAAATTAATCTAAAGTCAGCTAGAGCGATTTTCGAAGGCGGTAATGTAATAGCATTAGGTGTGAGTAAGACTAATGCTGAATATTTTGATGGACAGTATTATGATTTTAAAAGATACCCTAAAATCGTTTTTGATAAACTAAATGTAGAAGCTATAGGAGAAAAAATACAAACTATTGAAATAGATATAGATATTTTGCCGTACAATAAAGAATGTTTAATTTCATTAAATGAGGCTATTAATTATTTAAATGATGAGTTAAACAATGAGCTTGATACTTATAAAAAAGAGATTAATAAGATATACTCATCTTTAGGTTGGAAATTAACTAAACCTGTAAGAATAATTACAAAGCTGTTTAATAAGTAA
- a CDS encoding rhamnan synthesis F family protein, producing the protein MILREIVTFLCPVGSRRREILRKIYRGIVVSKVSTNDVENQFQEGKKVFDVSKQTLIIVSHISSATGAPLLGLNIGKSLSKQYNIINYIMQKSDIHDAFFEDAFLVVEEVYNNQSLSIQMIDTLNQKYNITAAICNSIVTYPILSIVRDLRIPALSLVHEFAGYVVHGSVMRDTLVAADSVVIPAKIIQESITNHLRDFEIISNVPKNISIYPQGKLPFIPKNYGHADSVDKILQKIGIDNIGNYRIMVGAGSIDIRKGVDLFISVARYIKQNYEGRCKFVWVGDGLKESDYTYSYWLQREIRLFDLSDDFVFLEHQQSLDAIFSIADIYCLTSRMDPFPNIAIDALEADLPIACFKDASGTVEFLEKYNAQSIIVDYLDTHKLGYEIAKFLSKNIVRSNRNSYLVKKYLDFDKYVDFLISKINECVSYNSKNLKIARELELSEFFDNQFIGLSDLKSASTYFYTLAHRKGLHRLTSNPYPGFSNLKWILENGDGRTGVPLYEALSEHIHATHECYRLPIHSDEENISVRFAVHLHLFYIDLVEEFNDYFKYLPPGYDLYITVVDDNNIEFIRDKFSTCGAVNVEFIKVDNIGRDIGPMIFGLKNQLFSQKYDVVGHFHSKKTVSAHANLGDEWRSYLLDNLIGKDKQISSSILRLLNKEEVGLVFPEDRTYVDIGENKSYVDKLGQVIGLKEIYETPIFPLGNMFWAKLDAIRDIFYLDEQLILQEEPLPRDGSYMHALERIMPNIVEKNGYKYVTVYKDGTSW; encoded by the coding sequence ATGATTTTAAGAGAGATAGTTACGTTTCTATGTCCTGTAGGCAGTAGAAGAAGAGAGATATTGAGAAAAATATATCGAGGTATTGTTGTTAGTAAAGTCTCTACTAATGATGTCGAAAATCAGTTTCAAGAAGGTAAAAAGGTATTTGATGTTTCCAAACAAACTTTGATCATAGTATCTCATATATCTTCAGCTACTGGTGCGCCTTTGTTGGGGTTAAATATAGGAAAGAGTTTAAGTAAGCAATATAATATAATTAACTACATTATGCAAAAGTCAGATATTCATGATGCTTTTTTTGAAGATGCTTTTCTAGTGGTTGAAGAGGTTTATAATAATCAGAGTCTGTCTATCCAGATGATCGATACGCTTAATCAAAAGTATAATATAACCGCTGCTATATGTAACTCAATTGTAACGTATCCTATATTAAGTATAGTTCGAGACCTTCGAATTCCTGCTTTGTCACTTGTTCATGAATTTGCAGGCTATGTAGTTCATGGTAGTGTAATGAGAGATACACTTGTGGCCGCAGACAGTGTTGTAATTCCCGCAAAAATAATACAAGAGTCGATTACTAATCATTTAAGGGATTTTGAAATAATTTCAAATGTTCCTAAGAATATATCTATTTACCCACAAGGAAAGCTACCATTTATCCCTAAAAATTATGGCCATGCTGACTCTGTGGATAAAATTTTGCAAAAAATAGGTATTGATAATATAGGAAATTATAGAATTATGGTCGGAGCTGGGTCAATAGATATTAGGAAAGGTGTAGATTTATTTATCTCCGTAGCTAGATATATTAAACAAAACTATGAGGGTAGGTGTAAATTTGTTTGGGTAGGTGATGGACTAAAAGAATCTGATTATACGTATTCTTATTGGTTGCAAAGAGAAATAAGACTATTTGATCTAAGTGACGATTTTGTTTTTTTGGAACATCAGCAAAGTCTAGATGCAATATTTTCTATAGCAGATATCTATTGTTTGACATCGCGTATGGATCCATTTCCTAATATCGCTATTGATGCTTTAGAAGCTGATTTGCCAATTGCTTGTTTTAAGGATGCTTCTGGCACAGTTGAGTTTTTAGAGAAATATAATGCACAATCTATAATAGTAGACTATCTAGATACGCATAAATTAGGTTATGAGATCGCAAAATTTTTATCAAAAAATATCGTTAGATCTAATAGGAATTCTTATCTTGTTAAAAAATATTTAGACTTTGATAAGTATGTCGATTTTCTGATCAGTAAGATTAACGAGTGTGTTTCATATAATAGTAAGAATCTAAAAATTGCTAGAGAGTTAGAGTTATCCGAGTTTTTTGATAATCAGTTTATTGGATTATCAGATTTGAAATCTGCCTCAACGTACTTTTATACATTAGCGCATAGGAAAGGTTTGCATAGGTTAACATCTAATCCATATCCTGGCTTTTCAAATCTTAAATGGATTTTAGAAAATGGTGATGGTAGGACGGGAGTTCCATTATATGAGGCTCTTAGTGAACATATACATGCTACTCACGAATGCTATAGATTACCTATCCATAGTGATGAAGAGAATATATCAGTTAGGTTTGCGGTACACTTGCATTTATTCTATATTGATTTGGTTGAGGAGTTTAATGATTATTTTAAATACCTTCCTCCCGGATACGACTTATACATCACTGTAGTAGATGATAACAATATTGAATTTATTAGAGATAAATTTAGCACTTGTGGTGCAGTTAATGTGGAGTTTATAAAAGTTGATAATATTGGAAGAGATATTGGTCCAATGATATTTGGACTCAAAAATCAGTTATTTAGTCAGAAATATGATGTTGTAGGCCATTTTCATAGCAAAAAAACAGTTAGTGCTCATGCTAACTTAGGTGATGAATGGAGATCATATTTGTTGGATAATTTAATTGGTAAGGATAAACAAATTTCTAGTTCTATACTTAGACTTTTGAATAAAGAAGAAGTAGGATTAGTCTTTCCTGAAGATAGGACATATGTTGATATCGGCGAGAACAAGTCATATGTTGATAAATTGGGTCAAGTTATTGGGTTAAAAGAAATATATGAAACTCCTATATTTCCTTTGGGTAATATGTTTTGGGCTAAGCTTGATGCAATCAGGGATATTTTTTATCTAGATGAGCAATTGATTCTACAAGAGGAACCGTTACCACGAGATGGTAGCTATATGCATGCTTTAGAGAGAATAATGCCGAATATAGTCGAGAAAAATGGTTATAAATATGTAACAGTGTACAAGGATGGTACATCGTGGTAG
- a CDS encoding glycosyltransferase family 61 protein, with product MILKDIARVMYMFVPRFMREQFVNDVILAIRRIREPDQSDYIEDVERKYSKKLMLAKDLDLLGCEYNILYECKDRSIQLSAPKLIIDGEKYFKNEINTELPDTAIYLVNDVTLIGGSDSLINQGNVYNHDLNSMSNHHEIKRFENIEYYGGGFYKFYLDSEEIKSSGDKTYISLISEYSWNYYHWIVEVLPKFIMILDVLKKQDEKFDCTKYTLLVDQGLPSQCIDILNIVAGCSFEIEAVELRRLLFCKKVIFAKPLSYVLENNKNPVNNMKDVVIDIDALKDLKRKVLNNVSIKPFKAFSSKKIYLQRNNKIRTIENINELERLLHKKGFEFVNPIGLSFCEQLSMFQHAEVIIAPSGAAFTNMLFMRGGTKAINLYPSVTGVNFNIFEPIAAASGVELVHFLTTPVSDTSYIHGNVTVNVQDLEKYLDDILV from the coding sequence GTGATTTTGAAAGACATAGCTAGAGTTATGTATATGTTTGTTCCTAGGTTTATGAGGGAGCAGTTTGTTAATGATGTGATATTAGCAATAAGGCGTATTAGAGAACCAGATCAATCAGATTATATAGAGGATGTGGAGAGAAAATATAGTAAAAAACTCATGCTTGCTAAAGATTTAGACTTACTTGGATGTGAATATAATATTTTGTACGAATGCAAAGATAGATCTATTCAGCTTAGTGCACCAAAGTTAATAATCGATGGTGAGAAGTATTTCAAAAATGAAATTAATACTGAACTACCAGATACAGCTATTTACCTTGTCAACGATGTAACACTTATTGGTGGCTCAGACTCTCTAATTAATCAAGGTAATGTTTATAACCATGATTTAAATTCGATGAGTAATCATCACGAGATCAAGAGATTTGAAAATATAGAGTACTATGGTGGTGGATTTTATAAATTCTACCTTGATTCAGAAGAGATTAAGTCTTCAGGTGACAAAACATATATTAGTTTAATTTCTGAATATTCTTGGAATTATTATCATTGGATCGTAGAAGTTCTGCCAAAGTTTATAATGATATTAGACGTCTTGAAAAAACAAGATGAAAAGTTTGATTGTACTAAATATACACTTTTAGTAGATCAAGGATTGCCTAGTCAGTGTATCGACATTCTAAATATTGTGGCCGGTTGTAGCTTCGAAATAGAGGCTGTTGAGCTGAGAAGACTTTTATTTTGCAAAAAAGTCATTTTTGCTAAGCCATTATCTTATGTTTTGGAAAATAATAAGAATCCAGTTAATAACATGAAAGATGTTGTTATAGATATTGATGCTTTAAAAGATTTGAAGCGTAAGGTATTAAATAATGTTTCTATAAAACCTTTTAAAGCATTTTCAAGTAAGAAAATTTATTTACAGAGAAATAATAAAATAAGAACAATTGAAAACATTAATGAATTGGAAAGACTTTTGCATAAGAAAGGATTTGAGTTCGTGAATCCAATAGGTTTAAGCTTCTGTGAACAATTAAGTATGTTTCAGCATGCTGAAGTGATAATTGCGCCCTCTGGTGCAGCTTTTACCAATATGTTATTTATGAGAGGTGGAACAAAAGCTATAAATTTATATCCATCTGTTACAGGTGTTAATTTTAATATATTTGAACCAATTGCGGCAGCATCTGGGGTAGAACTTGTACATTTTTTAACAACTCCGGTAAGTGACACTAGTTATATTCATGGGAATGTGACTGTTAATGTTCAAGATTTGGAGAAATATCTAGATGATATACTTGTTTAG
- a CDS encoding NAD(P)-dependent oxidoreductase: MVVGGGQLAQAFYNYQNNEGVTIFASGVSDSSCIEQKEFDRERKLLETILKGNSNKKFVYFSSCALSAEDYPKNSYYAHKIQMESTIKKLSDKYFIIRLPQLFGNLKLHNTLINYIYHAIKSNNVMSVYSDAYRYVIEIEDVRKFVDSYLANGALCSTIDLANPYRYKILEIIEIFENLLNKKANTIIIQKKDKYILDLSKLNSYIKANNIDIEFGKDYLKNKLHEKIKNINSI; this comes from the coding sequence GTGGTAGTTGGAGGTGGTCAGTTAGCACAAGCATTTTATAATTATCAAAACAATGAGGGTGTCACTATTTTTGCTAGTGGAGTCTCTGATTCTAGTTGTATTGAACAAAAAGAATTTGATAGGGAAAGAAAGCTTCTTGAAACTATACTTAAAGGGAATTCGAATAAAAAGTTTGTATATTTTAGTAGTTGTGCATTATCGGCTGAAGATTATCCTAAGAACTCATATTATGCTCATAAAATACAGATGGAAAGTACTATAAAGAAGCTTTCAGATAAATATTTTATCATTAGGCTTCCGCAACTATTTGGAAATCTAAAACTGCATAATACTCTAATAAATTATATTTATCATGCTATTAAAAGTAATAATGTAATGAGTGTATATTCAGATGCATATAGATATGTTATTGAGATAGAAGATGTTAGGAAGTTTGTTGATTCATATTTGGCAAATGGTGCTCTATGTTCTACTATTGATCTTGCTAATCCATATAGATATAAGATTTTAGAGATTATAGAAATTTTTGAAAATCTTCTTAACAAAAAGGCTAATACTATAATTATACAGAAAAAAGATAAATATATTTTAGATCTCAGCAAGCTTAACAGCTATATTAAAGCAAATAATATAGATATAGAATTTGGTAAAGATTATCTAAAAAATAAACTTCATGAAAAAATAAAAAACATAAATAGTATATAG
- a CDS encoding DegT/DnrJ/EryC1/StrS family aminotransferase, with translation MISFLDLQKINGLYESELKQACERVIDSGWYIRGSECEKFEEEFANYCGTKHAIGVANGLDALVLIIRAYKELGVFKNGDEIIVPANTYIASILAISANSLVPILVEPNIDDYLLDVDKLQKAITDKTVAIMPVHLYGQTCQMDEINSIAKKHNLKVIEDSAQSHGAYFDNRKSGNLGDASGFSFYPGKNLGALGDAGAVTTNDSILADTISALANYGSHEKYKNLYKGTNSRLDEIQAAMLRVKLKYLNQDIDYRRRIAEYYLSNIKNEIVFLPMLRQFDNHVWHLFVIRTENRDRLQDYLLNNGVQTVIHYPIAPHHQKAYSEWNNDSYPISEQIHDQVLSLPIGQHLSQDDVVRITEIVNKF, from the coding sequence ATGATAAGTTTTTTAGATCTTCAAAAAATAAATGGTTTATATGAGTCAGAGCTTAAACAAGCATGTGAGCGGGTCATTGATAGCGGATGGTATATTCGTGGTAGTGAATGTGAAAAATTTGAAGAAGAGTTCGCTAATTATTGTGGTACTAAGCACGCTATTGGTGTTGCAAATGGCTTAGATGCTCTTGTATTAATTATTAGAGCATATAAAGAGTTAGGAGTTTTTAAAAATGGTGATGAGATTATAGTTCCAGCTAATACTTATATTGCAAGTATTTTAGCGATATCTGCTAATAGTCTAGTGCCTATATTAGTAGAGCCTAATATAGATGATTATCTATTGGATGTAGATAAGCTTCAAAAGGCTATTACAGATAAGACAGTAGCTATCATGCCAGTACATCTATATGGACAAACTTGTCAGATGGACGAAATTAATTCCATAGCTAAAAAACATAATCTTAAAGTAATAGAAGATTCGGCTCAATCGCATGGAGCATACTTTGATAATAGGAAGTCAGGTAATCTCGGAGATGCTAGTGGTTTTAGTTTTTATCCGGGTAAGAACCTAGGGGCATTAGGTGATGCTGGTGCTGTAACAACGAATGATAGTATATTAGCTGATACAATATCGGCCTTGGCAAACTATGGTAGTCACGAGAAGTATAAAAATCTTTATAAAGGAACTAATAGTAGGTTAGATGAGATTCAGGCAGCTATGCTAAGGGTTAAGCTTAAATATTTGAATCAAGATATAGATTACCGTAGAAGAATAGCTGAATACTATCTTTCTAATATTAAAAATGAAATAGTTTTTTTACCAATGCTTAGACAATTCGATAATCACGTTTGGCACTTATTTGTAATCAGAACAGAAAATAGAGACCGACTGCAAGATTATTTATTAAATAATGGTGTTCAAACCGTTATTCACTACCCGATAGCCCCACATCATCAAAAAGCATATAGTGAGTGGAATAATGATAGTTATCCGATATCAGAGCAGATTCATGATCAAGTTTTAAGTTTGCCAATAGGTCAACATTTATCTCAGGATGATGTTGTTCGAATAACTGAAATCGTGAATAAATTTTAG
- a CDS encoding acyltransferase family protein → MSNIKYIDHIDGLRALAVISVIFVHLDYSLFSGGFIGVDIFFVISGYLITKIIIKELRRDNKFNFLNFYTRRIRRILPALIFTLITTLLLSTWLLNLASFKIFGGSLATSALSISNFFFNSQAGYFDIFSQSNPLLHTWSLAVEEQFYIFWPIGLLIIYRINKKLLIPFIMSIFTISIIWSIYKQSTNISNLYYLTQFRAFEFCIGAILTWLDQDKLLKSNKSKEIMCATGFIFVFYPIFYYNSSTLFPSYNALLPTIGAGLLILSGSAKWSGYILRVKAIRFIGLISYSLYLIHWPMIVFVKTYNQNTGYPFELSSISKLVILIIALIVASVMYYTIEQPFRKNIPKKNYSQVLLVSKWSLIVVIISVIGASIFYSKGWLWRAKYPIAANQVTDLSKYHIENWGGAGVTTEEVKYGSLPADIILMGDSHAGMLERGLIDEIAKPFNLSLYGITGGDGGKYSSTLLIPGLTRQGNPIFTQEWNDKSNKEAPIDLSNHIKQKKDSVLIYSAYVAAYVGDALYLDSHKPINIDPFTMTKYNQYKALTDAFEKLLKIIDGHKLIIIGNPPESFNYNTTYCLSQLKWFKSTNHCQTKEIENNYPAAINVNNILNQFAKKHKNVYFINPYDTFCENGYCNNVNREGIPFYSDGNHLSKTGSIYLLKHIKPKLVEIMKPLT, encoded by the coding sequence TTGAGCAACATTAAGTATATTGATCACATAGATGGTTTGAGAGCTCTAGCAGTCATATCTGTAATATTTGTACACCTTGACTATTCACTTTTTAGTGGTGGATTTATTGGTGTTGATATATTCTTTGTTATAAGTGGTTATCTTATAACTAAAATAATAATTAAAGAACTAAGAAGAGATAACAAATTTAACTTTTTGAATTTCTATACAAGAAGAATACGAAGAATATTGCCTGCACTAATATTCACTCTAATAACTACACTTTTGCTCTCAACATGGCTACTAAATCTTGCTAGCTTTAAAATTTTTGGAGGCTCTTTAGCAACCTCTGCATTATCTATATCAAACTTTTTTTTCAATTCTCAGGCGGGATATTTTGATATTTTCTCACAATCAAACCCACTTCTACATACATGGTCATTAGCAGTTGAAGAGCAGTTTTATATATTTTGGCCCATAGGGTTATTGATTATATATAGAATTAACAAGAAACTTTTAATCCCTTTTATAATGTCAATATTTACTATTAGTATTATTTGGTCAATTTATAAGCAAAGCACAAACATAAGTAATTTGTATTACCTAACTCAGTTTAGAGCTTTCGAATTCTGTATTGGAGCAATACTAACTTGGCTAGATCAAGACAAATTACTAAAATCAAACAAAAGTAAAGAAATAATGTGTGCCACAGGATTTATTTTTGTTTTTTATCCTATATTTTATTATAATTCAAGCACCTTATTTCCTAGCTATAATGCTTTACTACCTACAATAGGCGCTGGATTATTGATTCTTTCCGGATCCGCCAAGTGGTCAGGATATATACTAAGAGTCAAAGCAATCAGATTTATTGGACTTATTAGCTATTCCTTATATTTAATACATTGGCCAATGATAGTATTCGTTAAAACATACAATCAAAACACTGGGTATCCATTTGAACTTAGTTCAATATCTAAATTAGTTATTTTAATTATTGCCCTAATTGTGGCTTCAGTCATGTATTACACAATTGAACAACCTTTCAGAAAAAACATCCCTAAAAAAAATTACTCACAAGTCTTATTGGTTTCAAAATGGAGTTTAATTGTAGTTATAATATCTGTAATAGGAGCTTCTATTTTCTATAGTAAAGGTTGGCTTTGGAGAGCAAAATATCCAATAGCTGCCAATCAAGTGACAGATTTGAGTAAATATCATATAGAAAACTGGGGAGGGGCCGGTGTCACAACAGAGGAGGTAAAATACGGTTCTTTACCTGCTGATATAATACTTATGGGAGATAGTCATGCCGGAATGTTGGAGAGAGGATTAATAGATGAAATAGCCAAACCTTTCAACCTAAGCTTATACGGTATAACAGGTGGAGATGGAGGCAAGTATTCATCAACATTACTTATTCCGGGACTTACTAGACAAGGAAATCCTATATTTACACAGGAATGGAATGATAAATCTAATAAGGAAGCACCTATAGATCTAAGCAATCATATAAAACAAAAAAAAGATAGTGTTTTAATATACTCTGCATATGTTGCAGCCTATGTTGGAGACGCATTGTATTTAGACTCACACAAGCCAATTAATATAGATCCTTTCACCATGACAAAATACAATCAATACAAAGCATTAACGGATGCTTTTGAAAAATTGCTGAAAATAATTGACGGACATAAATTAATAATAATAGGAAATCCTCCAGAATCATTTAATTACAATACAACATATTGCTTATCTCAACTAAAATGGTTTAAATCAACAAATCATTGTCAAACAAAAGAAATAGAAAATAATTATCCTGCAGCAATAAATGTTAATAACATTCTCAATCAATTTGCCAAAAAACATAAAAATGTTTATTTTATCAATCCATACGATACTTTTTGTGAAAATGGATATTGTAATAATGTAAACAGGGAAGGCATTCCGTTTTATTCTGATGGTAATCATCTTTCAAAAACAGGATCCATATACTTACTCAAGCATATTAAGCCAAAATTAGTTGAAATAATGAAGCCACTCACATAG
- a CDS encoding glycosyltransferase yields the protein MSKLISESQILSHWQDNKPILSICCTAYNQEKYIEKALEGFLSQQTDFPFEIIISDDCSTDRTTEILNSYLEQYPNIIRLVYQKQNQYSKGALPIRDFILPVVRGKYIALCEGDDYWIDSTKLQQQVDLLEHNPEFMGCGHNTRFLINGELTDRLFIDSSNKKDSYKFDDFIDSAYLHTTSLVFRYDAHKSQINEYLAKYSSVKRNDVYMLLVFSKFGSIKYIDKIMSVYRMNDGGIWSGADEQAQLIMFLHGCVDFSYIFGEEYRDKFLYSFANTLSESIGATTPNFMSEVLKEFSIRDFEVIVESFARFKNRDNGTIRECSEYIEFLEKQVNDNSIKSLIIKFIRVLRRFTFFKK from the coding sequence ATGTCTAAATTAATAAGTGAGAGTCAAATATTATCACATTGGCAAGATAATAAACCAATATTGAGTATTTGTTGCACCGCATATAATCAAGAGAAATATATTGAAAAGGCTTTAGAAGGTTTTTTATCTCAACAAACAGATTTTCCATTTGAAATAATTATAAGTGATGATTGCTCGACTGATAGAACTACAGAAATACTTAATAGTTATCTTGAGCAATATCCAAATATTATTAGATTAGTCTATCAAAAACAAAATCAATACTCAAAAGGAGCTTTACCTATAAGAGACTTTATTTTACCTGTCGTTAGAGGTAAATATATAGCATTGTGTGAAGGAGATGATTATTGGATAGATTCCACCAAATTACAGCAGCAAGTTGATCTTTTGGAGCATAATCCTGAATTCATGGGCTGTGGTCATAATACAAGATTTTTAATCAATGGAGAGTTGACTGATAGATTATTTATAGATTCTAGTAATAAAAAAGACAGTTATAAATTCGATGATTTTATTGATTCCGCCTATTTGCATACAACATCTTTAGTTTTTAGATATGATGCACATAAAAGTCAGATTAATGAATACCTTGCTAAATACTCATCTGTTAAACGTAATGATGTATATATGTTGTTGGTATTTTCAAAATTTGGTTCAATAAAATATATAGATAAAATCATGTCTGTATATAGAATGAATGATGGTGGTATATGGAGTGGCGCGGATGAACAAGCACAGCTAATTATGTTTTTGCATGGTTGTGTAGATTTTAGCTATATATTTGGTGAGGAGTACAGAGATAAATTTCTTTACTCATTCGCTAATACATTAAGTGAAAGTATAGGTGCTACTACGCCAAATTTTATGTCAGAAGTATTAAAAGAATTCTCAATAAGAGATTTTGAAGTTATTGTAGAGAGTTTTGCCAGATTTAAAAATCGTGATAATGGAACTATTAGAGAATGTAGTGAGTATATTGAGTTTCTTGAAAAGCAAGTTAATGATAATAGTATCAAATCACTGATTATAAAGTTTATTAGAGTCTTAAGGAGATTTACTTTTTTCAAAAAATAA
- a CDS encoding ABC transporter permease: protein MRYFKEFYRFIRHLINNNRLILILSYNDFKEAYLGSYLGIVWAVIRPVVFILVIWLVFTYGIRPGGAGGSSSIILFLLTGMIPWFFFSDAFSKSSEVLIAKSFLVTKVSFSVNILPIVSIMSCFIIHMILVFILFLAFTLAGHYPSIYWLQLPYYLLCSLLLLLGLGWLASALRVFVKDTSEVVALITQFGFWFTPVFWSPQQIPERYRFLIDLNPMAYVIQGFRNTFIEKVWFWQQPVQTTVFMIMVFCIVFLGAIVFKRLAPHFGDIL from the coding sequence ATGAGATACTTCAAAGAATTCTATAGGTTTATTAGACATCTTATTAACAATAATAGACTAATTCTTATACTCTCTTACAATGATTTTAAAGAAGCATATTTAGGGTCATATTTGGGAATTGTTTGGGCTGTTATAAGACCGGTAGTTTTTATATTGGTGATATGGCTGGTTTTTACTTATGGTATTAGACCTGGAGGTGCTGGAGGTAGTTCTTCAATAATCCTTTTTTTATTGACAGGTATGATTCCGTGGTTCTTCTTTTCAGATGCTTTTTCTAAAAGCTCTGAAGTCCTTATAGCAAAAAGTTTTTTGGTTACGAAAGTTTCGTTTAGTGTGAATATTTTACCTATAGTAAGTATTATGTCTTGTTTTATTATACATATGATACTTGTTTTTATATTATTCTTGGCATTCACGCTAGCTGGCCACTATCCTAGTATTTACTGGTTGCAGTTGCCATACTATCTGTTGTGTAGCTTATTGCTCTTACTGGGATTGGGCTGGTTGGCTTCAGCATTAAGGGTGTTTGTGAAAGATACCTCAGAAGTTGTTGCTCTAATTACACAATTTGGGTTTTGGTTTACTCCGGTTTTTTGGTCTCCTCAGCAGATTCCAGAGAGATATAGATTTCTGATAGATCTGAATCCGATGGCATATGTAATTCAAGGTTTTCGTAACACTTTTATTGAAAAAGTGTGGTTTTGGCAACAACCAGTGCAGACTACAGTTTTCATGATAATGGTTTTTTGTATAGTATTTTTGGGGGCTATTGTATTTAAAAGACTAGCTCCTCACTTTGGAGATATTCTGTAA